One segment of Anopheles stephensi strain Indian chromosome 3, UCI_ANSTEP_V1.0, whole genome shotgun sequence DNA contains the following:
- the LOC118510973 gene encoding dihydrofolate reductase → MAKKFSCIVAVCENRGIGIKGDLPWKLKQELKYFSRTTKKVEDANKRNAVIMGRKTYFGVPESKRPLPDRLNIVLTRNSSAYTFPPDVLVCGSLQEALDKLDTTSYGMDIENIWVVGGNSVYKEAMESDRCYRVYLTEVKQRFDCDAFFPEMPKTFVVVENDADIPTDVQEENGIQYEYKIYENKI, encoded by the exons ATGGCTAAAAAGTTCAGCTGTATTGTAGCAGTTTGCGAGAATCGCGGTATTGGAATCAAGGGAGATTTACCATGGAAACTAAA GCAAGAACTGAAGTACTTTTCGCGAACGACAAAAAAGGTGGAAGATGCTAACAAACGAAATGCAGTAATtatgggaagaaaaacatattttgGCGTACCTGAGAGCAAGCGACCATTGCCGGATCGTTTAAACATAGTTTTAACGCGCAATAGCTCTGCGTATACCTTTCCTCCGGATGTGCTTGTTTGCGGCAGCCTTCAGGAGGCATTGGACAAGCTTGACACGACAAGCTACGGCATGGATATTGAAAACATCTGGGTGGTTGGCGGCAACAGTGTGTACAAGGAAGCCATGGAGTCTGATCGTTGCTATCGGGTCTATCTGACGGAAGTCAAACAGCGGTTCGATTGTGATGCATTCTTCCCAGAAATGCCTAAAACGTTCGTGGTTGTGGAAAATGATGCAGATATTCCGACTGATGTGCAGGAAGAGAACGGAATCCAGTATGAGTACAAAATTTATGAGAACAAAATCTAG
- the LOC118510974 gene encoding succinate dehydrogenase assembly factor 3, mitochondrial codes for MNHVQKVRVLYKTILRLHRGLPESLQELGNNYVKDEFKRHKNCSPMESQKFMSEWAGYAINLAQQLGLRGKPGPVGMIGEDLTESQLNHFRDEQIAQLYELLQEAKR; via the exons ATGAATCACGTACAAAAAGTGAGAGTTTTGTACAAAACCATTCTTCGTTTACATCGTG GTTTGCCGGAGTCGCTGCAGGAACTTGGTAATAACTACGTTAAAGACGAGTTCAAACGACATAAAAATTGTTCGCCAATGGAAAGTCAGAAGTTTATGAGCGAATGGGCA GGATATGCGATTAATCTAGCACAACAATTAGGCTTGCGGGGAAAGCCTGGACCGGTTGGAATGATAGGAGAAGATTTGACAGAAAGCCAGCTAAACCACTTTCGCGATGAACAGATTGCACAGTTGTACGAACTTTTGCAAGAGGCGAAACGATGA
- the LOC118510972 gene encoding pyruvate dehydrogenase (acetyl-transferring) kinase, mitochondrial isoform X1, which translates to MKLFPVRLSNINKMLDFYSQFNPSPLSIKQFIDFGLNACPRKSFVFLRKELPVRLANIMKEITLLPESLLRMPSVGLVSAWYVKSFEEVLAFEKTDPTDPNLEKFCKSLIQIRDRHSDVVQTMAQGILELKESRDGAIEPSTELSIQYFLDRLYMSRISIRMLINQHTILFGEIPQTGRHIGSIDPLCDPHMVVRDAYENARFLCDQYYLASPELEVIEHNEIDKGNPIKIVYVPSHLYHMLFELFKNSMRAVMEHHGTENDVPPIKVTIVKGKEDICVKMSDQGGGIARSQVDQLFKYMYSTAPQPPKSKTDLPLVPLAGYGYGLPISRLYARYFHGDLVLFSCEGYGSDAIIYLKAFSDEANELLPIFNKTSTRFYKATVPTGDWSNQNSDMNSKQMNAQTRRAGTLGTNTS; encoded by the exons ATGAAACTCTTCCCCGTGCGGCTGTCCAACATCAATAAGATGTTGGACTTTTATTCCCAGTTCAATCCATCACCATTGAGCATTAAGCAATTTATCGATTTcg GTCTAAATGCATGTCCCCGAAAGTCGTTCGTTTTCCTTCGGAAAGAGCTGCCCGTTCGTTTGGCAAATATCATGAAAGAAATCACGCTGCTACCCGAAAGCCTGTTACGAATGCCGTCTGTCGGCCTGGTCAGTGCATGGTACGTGAAAAGCTTCGAGGAAGTGCTCGCATTCGAGAAAACCGACCCAACGGACCCCAATCTAGAGAA ATTCTGCAAATCGCTAATCCAGATTCGCGACCGCCACTCCGATGTAGTGCAAACGATGGCACAAGGCATATTGGAACTAAAGGAGAGTCGTGACGGAGCAATTGAGCCGTCGACCGAGCTCTCGATTCAGTACTTTCTGGATCGCTTGTACATGTCCCGTATCAGTATAAGAATGCTCATCAATCAACACA cTATACTGTTTGGCGAAATACCCCAAACCGGGCGCCATATCGGCAGCATCGATCCTTTATGCGATCCTCATATGGTTGTACGGGATGCGTACGAAAATGCACGTTTTCTGTGCGATCAATACTACCTTGCCAGTCCCGAGCTGGAAGTCATAGAGCATAATG AGATTGACAAAGGTAATCCGATAAAGATTGTGTACGTGCCATCTCACTTGTATCACATGCTGTTTGAGTTGTTCAAGAACTCGATGCGTGCCGTGATGGAGCATCACGGTACGGAAAATGATGTCCCTCCGATTAAGGTGACCATCGTGAAGGGCAAGGAGGATATCTGCGTTAAGATGTCGGACCAAGGCGGCGGCATTGCACGATCGCAGGTGGATCAACTGTTCAAGTACATGTACAGTACTGCGCCGCAACCACCGAAATCGAAAACAGATTTACCTTTAGTCCCGTTGGCCG GTTACGGATACGGCTTACCCATTTCTAGATTGTATGCCAGATACTTTCATGGCGATTTGGTCCTGTTTTCCTGCGAAGGATACGGTTCCGATGCAATAATTTATCTGAAA GCATTTTCAGATGAGGCGAACGAGTTGCTGCCAATATTCAACAAAACCAGCACACGATTCTACAAAGCAACTGTGCCGACTGGCGATTGGTCTAATCAG AATTCAGATATGAACTCCAAGCAAATGAACGCTCAAACAAGGCGTGCTGGGACGCTCGGTACGAACACATCTTGA
- the LOC118510972 gene encoding pyruvate dehydrogenase (acetyl-transferring) kinase, mitochondrial isoform X2 has product MKLFPVRLSNINKMLDFYSQFNPSPLSIKQFIDFGLNACPRKSFVFLRKELPVRLANIMKEITLLPESLLRMPSVGLVSAWYVKSFEEVLAFEKTDPTDPNLEKFCKSLIQIRDRHSDVVQTMAQGILELKESRDGAIEPSTELSIQYFLDRLYMSRISIRMLINQHTILFGEIPQTGRHIGSIDPLCDPHMVVRDAYENARFLCDQYYLASPELEVIEHNEIDKGNPIKIVYVPSHLYHMLFELFKNSMRAVMEHHGTENDVPPIKVTIVKGKEDICVKMSDQGGGIARSQVDQLFKYMYSTAPQPPKSKTDLPLVPLAGYGYGLPISRLYARYFHGDLVLFSCEGYGSDAIIYLKAFSDEANELLPIFNKTSTRFYKATVPTGDWSNQGTNFSNRLL; this is encoded by the exons ATGAAACTCTTCCCCGTGCGGCTGTCCAACATCAATAAGATGTTGGACTTTTATTCCCAGTTCAATCCATCACCATTGAGCATTAAGCAATTTATCGATTTcg GTCTAAATGCATGTCCCCGAAAGTCGTTCGTTTTCCTTCGGAAAGAGCTGCCCGTTCGTTTGGCAAATATCATGAAAGAAATCACGCTGCTACCCGAAAGCCTGTTACGAATGCCGTCTGTCGGCCTGGTCAGTGCATGGTACGTGAAAAGCTTCGAGGAAGTGCTCGCATTCGAGAAAACCGACCCAACGGACCCCAATCTAGAGAA ATTCTGCAAATCGCTAATCCAGATTCGCGACCGCCACTCCGATGTAGTGCAAACGATGGCACAAGGCATATTGGAACTAAAGGAGAGTCGTGACGGAGCAATTGAGCCGTCGACCGAGCTCTCGATTCAGTACTTTCTGGATCGCTTGTACATGTCCCGTATCAGTATAAGAATGCTCATCAATCAACACA cTATACTGTTTGGCGAAATACCCCAAACCGGGCGCCATATCGGCAGCATCGATCCTTTATGCGATCCTCATATGGTTGTACGGGATGCGTACGAAAATGCACGTTTTCTGTGCGATCAATACTACCTTGCCAGTCCCGAGCTGGAAGTCATAGAGCATAATG AGATTGACAAAGGTAATCCGATAAAGATTGTGTACGTGCCATCTCACTTGTATCACATGCTGTTTGAGTTGTTCAAGAACTCGATGCGTGCCGTGATGGAGCATCACGGTACGGAAAATGATGTCCCTCCGATTAAGGTGACCATCGTGAAGGGCAAGGAGGATATCTGCGTTAAGATGTCGGACCAAGGCGGCGGCATTGCACGATCGCAGGTGGATCAACTGTTCAAGTACATGTACAGTACTGCGCCGCAACCACCGAAATCGAAAACAGATTTACCTTTAGTCCCGTTGGCCG GTTACGGATACGGCTTACCCATTTCTAGATTGTATGCCAGATACTTTCATGGCGATTTGGTCCTGTTTTCCTGCGAAGGATACGGTTCCGATGCAATAATTTATCTGAAA GCATTTTCAGATGAGGCGAACGAGTTGCTGCCAATATTCAACAAAACCAGCACACGATTCTACAAAGCAACTGTGCCGACTGGCGATTGGTCTAATCAG GGGACAAACTTTAGCAACAGGTTGTTGTAG
- the LOC118510970 gene encoding myotubularin-related protein 10-B, with the protein MSEGRNKTKQNFTSYVNQVREENFVNDDYKPKLLSGELEAARANNVCMYIASYLKDGKVCGEKTGILLITNFRLSFVSLDMEDEQLSFQSNRFLGSSEVSLSNIDRIYQYVDKKKRIISPQFKNSSKIDKIRIVCKNFKTFTFGFQLSEIGKGKYIADALVKFAFPARHNLLFLYRFKEKYYRSSASESVKMYDKKLDWFQELERCNATGGWRVYSKDCRVSNSSLPMHFVVPKHLSDVDYENISKSFRNNRSAIWVWGFRDAALVRLAELNPDVTNTTVENILLEHVRRCDPQKRQPRLLELYKILPSIQDVNLSYMKLRDLCTPDGDQQFMAQDGRFYTLLEKSYWLLYVSLCLKHSDIAAKLLREGQTVVLQEINGRDMSCVISSLVQLIMDSSYRTIQGIQNLIQKEWVILGHPFSDRLGHVSTVKITERSPLFLLFLDCTWQLLQQFPEAFEFSDVFLTTLWDSLFLPIFDTFQFNSETERYQALNAEHVVLRPVWDWEKQFDHKDLALFTNPLYRAKWQQTVLPVVQSNSNSNPSSPQIPLASSLFGTRRADEANGHSVLNGADKYQLLKNNEQFLEPQCCLRDIELWQQCYFRWMPHLEIKYGGIAQCDLLNRLLANNIYKLRRELGQSVASDASSERVDTLEQILSTMIIQTRDPDAASDASFVISSFFPFSSIVPTAQAVCSELLIASNDINFSHDSMYETSSLND; encoded by the exons ATGTCCGAGGGTCGCAATAAGACGAAGCAGAATTTTACGAGCTACGTAAATCAG GTCCGGGAGGAAAACTTTGTCAATGATGACTACAAACCAAAGCTGCTGTCAG GGGAACTAGAGGCTGCTCGCGCGAATAACGTATGCATGTACATCGCATCCTACCTCAAAGATGGCAAGGTGTGTGGTGAGAAAACAGGAATCCTGCTGATCACCAACTTTCGGTTATCGTTCGTATCGTTGGACATGGAAGACGAACAG CTATCGTTCCAGAGTAACCGATTTCTCGGTTCTTCGGAGGTGTCACTTTCCAATATCGACAGAATTTATCAGTATGtggataaaaaaaagagaatcaTAAGTCCGCAGTttaaaaacagcagcaagatTGACAAAATACGCATCGTGTGTAAA aattttaaaacattcacTTTCGGATTTCAACTGTCGGAAATAGGGAAGGGAAAGTACATCGCCGACGCACTGGTGAAGTTTGCGTTTCCCGCCCGACATAATCTGTTATTTCTGTACCGGTTCAA GGAGAAGTACTACCGCAGCTCCGCGAGCGAGAGTGTAAAAATGTATGACAAAAAATTGGATTGGTTCCAAGAGCTGGAACGATGTAATGCGACTGGAGGGTGGCGCGTGTATTCCAAGGATTGCCGAGTCTCAAACAGCTCGCTGCCGATGCATTTCGTGGTTCCAAAGCACCTGAGCGATGTCGACTATGAGAACATATCGAAAAGCTTTCGCAATAATCGTTCTGCTATATGG GTTTGGGGCTTTAGGGATGCAGCACTGGTGCGCTTAGCGGAGCTGAACCCTGATGTTACCAATACGACGGTAGAAAACATTTTGCTGGAACACGTGCGTCGTTGTGATCCGCAGAAGAGACAACCGAGGCTACTGGAGTTGTACAAAATTTTGCCGAGCATACAGGATGTCAACCTTAGCTACATGAAACTGCGGGATCTCTGCACTCCCGACGGTGACCAGCAATTTATG GCACAGGATGGCCGATTCTATACGCTGCTGGAGAAAAGCTACTGGCTGCTCTACGTGTCGCTTTGCTTGAAACACTCGGACATTGCCGCCAAACTGCTGCGCGAGGGGCAAACGGTGGTGCTGCAAGAAATCAACGGGCGAGACATGAGCTGTGTGATATCGAGCTTGGTGCAATTAATAATGGATAGTAGCTATCGTACGATACAAGGCATTCAAAACCTCATCCAAAAAGAGTGGGTCATCCTGGGACACCCGTTCAGCGACCGGCTGGGGCACGTGTCTACAGTCAAAATAACTGAGCGCAGTCCCCTGTTTCTGTTGTTTCTCGACTGCACCTGGCAACTGCTGCAACAGTTTCCCGAGGCTTTTGAGTTTTCGGACGTTTTCCTAACCACGCTGTGGGATTCACTGTTCCTGCCCATTTTTGACACGTTTCAGTTTAACTCTGAAACCGAACGTTACCAGGCGTTAAACGCCGAACACGTTGTGCTGCGACCGGTTTGGGATTGGGAAAAACAGTTCGACCATAAGGATCTTGCGCTGTTTACAAATCCGCTGTACCGCGCAAAATGGCAGCAAACGGTACTACCGGTGGTGCAAAGCAATAGCAATAGCAATCCTTCCAGTCCGCAAATCCCACTCGCCAGCTCGTTGTTTGGTACGCGACGAGCAGATGAAGCGAATGGACATTCGGTGCTGAATGGAGCCGACAAATACCAGTTGTTGAAG AACAACGAACAATTCCTGGAACCGCAATGCTGCCTGCGCGATATTGAATTGTGGCAACAGTGCTATTTTCGTTGGATGCCACATCTGGAGATAAAATACGGTGGCATTGCGCAGTGCGACCTGCTGAACCGATTGCTCGCAAACAATATCTACAAACTGCGTCGGGAGCTCGGCCAGTCAGTAGCATCCGATGCGTCCAGTGAGCGTGTGGATACACTAGAGCAAATCTTATCAACGATGATAATACAAACTCGTGATCCTGACGCGGCGTCCGATGCGTCTTTTGTGATCAGTTCATTCTTTCCATTCTCTAGCATAGTACCGACGGCCCAAGCGGTATGTTCGGAGTTGTTGATAGCGAGCAATGATATAAACTTTTCGCACGATTCTATGTATGAAACGTCTTCGTTGAACGACTGA
- the LOC118510971 gene encoding PP2C-like domain-containing protein CG9801: MPSFRQKVTTYFRQLSFVSERDPRGQTQQCTPMASGSFMTRYLEGEWEPSDSQAPIFNGKLPEDLPDVRIGRYVVSGTDADAAYTGPFEGLTGVRRAKSHLTAGIEDDIDYIDVLHEQGSTSQQEPSTKPSVPELGINSSLKSVSSNAAGKRSESHSTTTKQTSGEKAVQNKKVIDDPIANVSDWDRPNEDAYGISVSLYEKHLHTSGNVGDPIADCFGILSRADSCIMAMADGVNWGEGARIAARSAVQGAIEYLNSAVFGIHQVSSTREIFVSLIRSFWEAHNYILQVGGALSTLTVAIVVPVESSAQSVVCCCNVGDSLGYIFSKNNIVREITMGSHDVSLMRDMRDALGALGPVYGDKPEMSNLTLSMSYVDEGDIVFLTSDGISDNFDPVVGKFAEAVGSKTSAANNNSNVCSANKQSSKQHHERKSKTGLAPKRQNKSAPMLTLAQSNGVMEQPHANANHAEGSRTERKVPVPVRKPPPASAGPQEKSYSSKYVTRSKTFIEPAAAVRRPANSVTRASAPLALPQVTAQQRHVLTLLRIADLLVYGINGSLRPCTTAKQLCQLLIDFVSCITAAKRKLLEQRELYYKIVSDADGSRREVPHSAHEHKVIRKRMVDGTTFSLLPGKLDHASIVAYTVRRCKTTSTAEHII, from the exons ATGCCATCCTTCCGTCAAAAGGTCACAACTTACTTCCGTCAACTAAGCTTTGTGTCCGAACGAGACCCGCGAGGCCAAACGCAGCAATGCACTCCTATGGCGTCCGGCAGCTTCATGACCAGATATCTGGAGGG GGAATGGGAACCATCCGATTCTCAGGCCCCTATTTTCAATGGTAAACTACCGGAGGACCTGCCGGACGTACGTATCGGACGATACGTTGTCAGTGGAACCGATGCTGATGCCGCGTACACAGGGCCATTTGAAGGGCTGACGGGAGTGAGGCGTGCCAAGTCGCATCTGACGGCAGGCATTGAAGATGACATAGACTACATTGATGTCCTGCATGAGCAGGGCTCAACGTCGCAACAGGAACCATCTACCAAACCATCCGTACCTGAATTGGGCATAAATTCCAGTTTAAAATCCGTTTCGTCGAATGCTGCTGGAAAGCGTTCTGAATCTCATTCCACAACCACGAAACAAACGAGTGGGGAGAAAgctgtacaaaacaaaaaagtcatTGACGATCCTATCGCTAACGTCAGTGACTGGGACCGCCCAAACGAAGACGCGTACGGTATATCGGTTTCTTTGTACGAAAAACATCTCCATACGTCGGGAAATGTCGGTGATCCGATTGCCGATTGCTTTGGCATCCTATCCCGGGCCGACTCGTGTATAATGGCCATGGCCGATGGCGTGAACTGGG GCGAAGGAGCCCGTATTGCCGCAAGGTCCGCTGTTCAGGGTGCAATCGAGTATTTGAATTCAGCCGTTTTCGGCATACACCAAG TGTCATCAACCAGAGAAATATTCGTAAGCTTGATTCGTAGCTTCTGGGAAGCACACAACTACATTCTTCAGGTTGGAGGAGCTCTGAGCACGTTGACCGTCGCCATTGTAGTGCCCGTTGAGTCGTCTGCACAAAGTGTTGTGTGCTGTTGCAACGTGGGAGACTCGCTGGGATACATATtttcgaaaaacaacataGTGCGAGAGATTACCATGG GATCACACGATGTTAGTCTCATGCGAGATATGCGCGACGCGCTGGGAGCTTTGGGTCCCGTCTACGGTGATAAGCCGGAGATGAGCAATCTCACCCTGTCGATGTCATACGTGGACGAGGGCGACATTGTGTTTCTTACGTCGGACGGAATCAGCGATAACTTTGATCCCGTGGTTGGAAAGTTTGCCGAAGCTGTGGGCAGTAAAACGAGTGCTGCAAATAACAATAGCAATGTATGCAGCGCCAACAAACAATCGTCGAAGCAACACCACGAGCGTAAAAGCAAGACAGGATTAGCTCCAAAGAGACAGAACAAGAGTGCTCCAATGCTTACATTAGCGCAAAGCAATGGTGTAATGGAGCAGCCACATGCCAATGCAAACCACGCTGAGGGATCGCGGACCGAGCGAAAAGTTCCAGTACCGGTAAGAAAACCGCCCCCAGCGTCTGCAGGGCCTCAGGAGAAAAGTTACAGCTCAAAGTATGTAACGCGATCAAAAACGTTTATAGAACCGGCGGCCGCAGTAAGACGGCCAGCTAACAGCGTTACAAGAGCATCCGCTCCGTTGGCTTTACCACAGGTAACGGCGCAACAGAGACACGTGTTAACGCTTTTACGAATAGCCGATCTGTTGGTGTACGGTATTAACGGTTCCCTTCGGCCGTGCACGACCGCGAAGCAATTGTGTCAACTGTTGATCGATTTCGTTTCTTGTATCACGGCTGCCAAACGCAAACTGCTGGAACAACGCGAACTATACTATAAAATTGTGTCCGATGCCGATGGCAGTCGCAGGGAAGTTCCGCACAgtgcacacgagcacaaagTGATACGGAAGCGTATGGTGGACGGAACCACATTTTCGCTACTGCCTGGCAAACTGGATCACGCCTCGATCGTCGCCTACACCGTACGGAGGTGTAAAACGACATCTACGGCTGAGCATATTATATAA